From the genome of Leishmania infantum JPCM5 genome chromosome 34, one region includes:
- a CDS encoding amastin-like protein — protein MGCISGIIFGILQFVALLFIAVGTPLAMYMPLNDNALHIHNGYCISLWGIRDRCLILLYSVSPNDVWAECNGRVGRFKTAQVCAIAGAVILAASMLGSFLDACCCYCIKYVCVLLNLLAAALLAVSWGCMLDCYVHNQGSHIVGNVDVCTQMRNFTGVDNAHPEGMQLGAGFALLIAAFVISFVNIFVMFIPC, from the coding sequence atgGGCTGCATTTCCGGGATAATATTCGGCATCCTCCAGTTTGTGGCGCTACTCTTCATCGCTGTTGGCACCCCGCTGGCGATGTACATGCCACTGAACGACAATGCTCTCCACATCCACAACGGCTACTGCATTTCGCTGTGGGGGATTCGCGATAGATGCTTGATATTGCTGTACTCGGTTAGTCCTAACGATGTCTGGGCTGAGTGCAACGGCCGCGTGGGTCGCTTCAAAACGGCGCAGGTGTGCGCCATTGCGGGTGCCGTCATCCTCGCTGCTTCGATGCTGGGAAGCTTTCTGgatgcgtgctgctgctactgcaTCAAgtacgtgtgtgttttgCTGAACTTACTGGCCGCGGCTCTGCTTGCAGTCAGCTGGGGCTGCATGCTGGATTGCTATGTGCATAATCAAGGTAGCCATATTGTCGGTAACGTGGACGTGTGCACGCAAATGCGCAACTTCACCGGCGTTGATAACGCACACCCCGAGGGAATGCAGCTAGGCGCTGGTTTTGCTCTTCTCATTGCCGCCTTCGTTATCAGCTTCGTGAACATCTTTGTCATGTTTATTCCGTGCTGA